From the genome of Mustela lutreola isolate mMusLut2 chromosome 16, mMusLut2.pri, whole genome shotgun sequence, one region includes:
- the LOC131817685 gene encoding LOW QUALITY PROTEIN: zinc finger protein 420-like (The sequence of the model RefSeq protein was modified relative to this genomic sequence to represent the inferred CDS: substituted 1 base at 1 genomic stop codon), with protein sequence MEAAGSRADSDEVSLCVGQLTFRDVAIQFSEEEWGHLTHSQQQLYRDVMLENYGHLLFLGLTVSKPDLIMFLEQDNWLWDVKRKENIGFHPVCILGIFQTFTVGPMANGWNIFKVRPSRYIDFGIYPACDCTAAPAVSSHETQSFLLECSIERSFQNGSTHRYKDSPVEILYLCTDWDNDGEREVPQRNPGRYTQTKEMALNENVTALNGEGYKPVQKTSLFKSTICTEQCVSVSTTSNQIVNHSDLSTDHLEHLESNLVHAESNDLSHLENRIGLTLNQRFRNEEQNPQWDAYERDFTEESTLQYDQRLFTGDRITQCTESEKILKQGSCVHRCVIARFAENHYECDKCGEGFKPCSNFSIHNGHRLGDSLHKNNECGKAHNQSSSVADYHKIHEGKSPFTSNKPGTMFSQSSSLNINEIIPQGEKTYIFKECGKSFDCHSTLSQHQRMHTGEKVYKCEEGGQSVKDCSSLNGHSQIYSGEKPCKCQECSKTFNNHSSLNRQHQIDIEGKNYNCNECAKAFTSCSKLIQHQRIHSGDKPYQCQQCGKRFNHSSTLTRHHRIHTGEKPYQCQECGKAFIRNSNLIQHHRIHTGQKPYQCQECGKAFTRRSDLSQHHKIHTGQKPFQCQECGKAFTRRSDLSQHQKIHTGQKPYQCQECGNAFTRRASLSRHQKTHSEEKPYQCQECGNAFNWRSGLANHKRVHCGEKSYQCEECGKSFKDSPTLIEHYRSHTGEKPYQCQKCGKSFNWRSSLIQHHRSHTGEKPYQCHKCDKSFNWSSDLIRHHRIHTGEKPYKCHECGKAYAVCSLLTRHQKIHNGEKPYQCQECGKAFIHNSNLIQHHKIHTGQKPYQCQECGKAFTRSSYLSQHHKIHTGQKPYQCQECGKAFTRRSDLSQHQIIHTGQKPYQCQECGNAFTRSSNLSRHQKTHSAEKPYQCHXCGNAFNWRSGLAKHKRVHCGEKSYQCEEYCGKAFNHNSGLTQHYRIHIGEKTYQCQVCGKAFINSSTLTRQHRIYTGEKPYQSQECC encoded by the exons ATGGAGGCAGCTGGATCCAGGGCTGACAGTGATGAAGTGTCTCTGTGCGTG GGACAGCTGACCTTCAGGGATGTGGCCATACAATTCTCTGAGGAGGAGTGGGGACATCTGACCCACTCTCAGCAGCAACTGTACAGGGATGTGATGTTGGAGAATTACGGACACCTCCTCTTCTTGG GTCTCACTGTGTCAAAGCCAGACCTGATTATGTTTTTGGAGCAAGACAACTGGCTCTGGGATgtgaagaggaaggagaacaTAGGCTTCCATCCAG TGTGCATCTTGGGTATCTTCCAGACCTTCACAGTTGGCCCTATGGCCAATGgttggaatatttttaaagtcagacCTTCCAGGTACATTGACTTTGGGATTTACCCTGCATGTGACTGTACAGCAGCACCAG CTGTATCTTCACATGAGACCCAGAGTTTCCTGCTGGAGTGTAGCATAGAACGTTCTTTCCAGAATGGGTCAACGCACAGATACAAAGATAGTCCTGTTGAGATTTTATACTTATGCACAGACTGGGACAATGATGGGGAGAGGGAAGTGCCTCAAAGAAATCCTGGACGATATACCCAAACCAAGGAAATGGCCCTTAATGAGAATGTCACTGCCCTAAATGGTGAAGGATATAAACCAGTGCAGAAAACCTCCCTTTTTAAGTCAACTATTTGTACAGAGCAGTGTGTTTCTGTCAGCACAACCTCCAATCAGATAGTCAACCATAGCGATTTGTCAACAGACCACTTGGAACATCTGGAAAGTAACCTAGTCCATGCTGAGAGTAATGATTTGAGCCATTTGGAAAATAGGATTGGTCTGACTTTAAATCAgagatttagaaatgaagaacaaaatccTCAGTGGGATGCATATGAGAGGGACTTCACTGAGGAGTCGACCCTACAGTATGACCAGAGGCTTTTCACTGGAGACAGAATTACTCAATGCACTGAATCTGAGAAAATACTGAAACAGGGCTCCTGTGTTCATAGATGTGTCATTGCTAGGTTTGCAGAGAACCATTATGAATGTGATAAATGTGGGGAAGGCTTTAAACCATGCTCTAACTTCAGTATACATAATGGTCACCGTTTGGGAGACAGtcttcataaaaataatgaatgtgggaaagctcATAACCAGTCCTCCAGTGTTGCTGATTATCACAAAATTCATGAGGGAAAAAGCCCATTCACATCTAATAAACCAGGGACCATGTTTAGTCAGTCATCCAGCCTAAACATCAATGAGATAATTCCTCAGGGAGAGAAAACTTACATCTTTAAGGAATGTGGTAAATCCTTTGACTGCCACTCAACACTATCTCAACATCAGCGAATGCATACTGGAGAAAAAGTATACAAATGCGAAGAAGGTGGTCAAAGCGTTAAGGACTGTTCATCTTTAAATGGACATTCGCAGATATATTCTGGAGAGAAACCCTGCAAATGTCAAGAATGTAGCAAGACTTTTAACAATCACTCAAGTCTTAATAGACAGCACCAAATTGATATTGAAGGGAAAAATTACAACTGTAATGAATGTGCCAAAGCCTTTACATCATGCTCAAAACTTATTCAACATCAGCGAATTCATAGTGGAGATAAACCTTACCAGTGTCAACAATGTGGCAAGAGGTTTAACCACAGCTCAACCCTTACtcgacatcacagaattcatactggagagaaaccttaccaatgtcaagaatgtggcaaggcctttatcCGCAACTCAAACCTTAtacaacatcacagaattcatacaggacagaaaccttaccaatgtcaggaatgtggcaaggcctttaccAGGAGGTCAGATCTTTCTCAGCATCACAAAATTCATACTGGACAGAAACCTTTCCAATGTcaggaatgtggcaaggcctttaccAGGAGGTCAGATCTTTCTCAGCATCAGAAAATTCATACTGgacagaaaccttaccaatgtcaggaATGTGGCAATGCCTTTACCAGGAGGGCAAGTCTTTCTAGGCATCAGAAAACTCATAGTgaagagaaaccttaccaatgtcaggaATGTGGCAATGCCTTTAACTGGAGGTCAGGTCTTGCTAACCATAAGAGAGTTCATTGTGGAGAAAAATCTTACCAATGTGAAGAATGTGGCAAGTCCTTTAAGGACAGCCCAACTCTTATTGAACATTACAGAagtcatactggagagaaaccttaccaatgtcaaaaATGTGGCAAAAGCTTTAACTGGAGGTCATCCCTTATTCAACATCACAGAagtcatactggagagaaaccttaccaatgtcacaAATGTGACAAGAGCTTTAACTGGAGCTCAGACCTTATtcgacatcacagaattcatactggagagaaaccttacaaatgtcaTGAATGTGGTAAGGCCTATGCCGTCTGTTCACTACTTACTAGACATCAAAAAATTCATAacggagagaaaccttaccaatgtcaagaatgtggcaaggcctttatcCACAACTCAAACCTTATACAACATCACAAAATTCATACTGgacagaaaccttaccaatgtcaggaatgtggcaaggcctttaccAGGAGCTCATATCTTTCTCAGCATCACAAAATTCATACTGgacagaaaccttaccaatgtcaggaatgtggcaaggcctttaccAGGAGGTCAGATCTATCTCAGCATCAGATAATTCATACTGgacagaaaccttaccaatgtcaggaATGTGGCAATGCCTTTACCAGGAGTTCAAATCTTTCTCGGCATCAGAAAACTCATAGTGCCGAGAAACCTTATCAATGTCACTAATGTGGTAATGCCTTTAACTGGAGGTCAGGTCTTGCTAAGCATAAGAGAGTTCATTGTGGAGAAAAATCTTACCAATGTGAAGAAT actgtggcaaggcctttaaccACAACTCAGGCCTTACTCAACATTACAGAATTCATATTGGAGAGAAAACTTACCAATGTCAAGTGTGTGGCAAAGCCTTTATAAACAGCTCAACACTTACTCGACAACACAGGAtttatactggagagaaaccttaccaaagTCAAGAATGTTGTTag